From the Limosilactobacillus panis genome, one window contains:
- a CDS encoding NAD(P)/FAD-dependent oxidoreductase codes for MKKYDEILIGSGPAAYKMANLLARTSHKVLVIEGFEYGGTCPNYGCEPKIFLEGAVRTVLQSQQLLNHGIGQPAQLDWQALMRTKLARFNPWPAETREIIKRNHDIEDGYAHFVDDHTIMVNGYQYQANHIIIATGQAPNILDIPGKKYLHTSYDLLSLKQLPKRIAVIGAGFVGLELATLVAAAGADVTVIVHSDRVLREFTAVEDRALVEAMQDRGIQFRFNTVTKAVSQTAAGLKIVTNQGSVKTDYILDATGRHPNVERLALANTGIEHDRHGIKVDEHLMTSVDGVYAIGDVVSRKQPKLTPVAEFEGHYLFDYLTGKTSQEIVYPTIGQAAFTFPEVARVGVNADDVADNADYRVKMVPLKYGSLYAGQNDQVSTLTLVFKGQQLVGVSEIGDYAADDINNFLPIIGLKISGEEYRKRILAIYPTLGDKVAGLLP; via the coding sequence ATGAAGAAGTATGACGAAATCTTAATTGGCTCTGGCCCCGCTGCTTATAAAATGGCCAACCTATTGGCAAGAACTAGTCATAAGGTATTAGTGATTGAGGGCTTTGAATATGGGGGGACTTGCCCTAACTATGGTTGTGAACCGAAGATTTTCCTTGAAGGAGCAGTCCGAACTGTCCTGCAATCTCAACAGCTTCTTAATCATGGTATCGGTCAGCCGGCACAGCTAGATTGGCAAGCGCTGATGCGGACTAAACTGGCACGTTTTAATCCGTGGCCAGCTGAGACGCGGGAAATTATTAAGCGTAATCACGATATTGAGGATGGCTATGCCCACTTTGTTGATGACCATACCATTATGGTCAATGGTTACCAATATCAGGCTAATCACATTATTATTGCTACAGGGCAAGCACCGAATATTCTCGACATCCCTGGGAAGAAATATTTGCACACGAGTTACGACCTGCTATCCCTTAAGCAACTTCCCAAGCGCATTGCTGTTATTGGAGCAGGTTTTGTCGGCCTTGAATTAGCAACCCTGGTCGCTGCAGCTGGAGCTGATGTAACCGTGATTGTTCATTCTGACCGGGTTCTCCGTGAATTTACTGCGGTTGAGGATCGGGCACTGGTTGAAGCAATGCAAGACCGGGGAATCCAATTTAGATTTAATACTGTCACTAAAGCGGTTAGTCAAACCGCGGCTGGCTTGAAAATTGTCACCAACCAGGGGTCCGTTAAAACTGACTATATTCTTGATGCCACGGGACGGCACCCAAATGTTGAAAGACTAGCGTTAGCAAACACCGGAATTGAACATGATCGCCACGGGATTAAAGTTGATGAGCACTTGATGACGAGTGTCGATGGCGTTTACGCCATTGGGGATGTCGTGAGCCGTAAGCAGCCGAAGTTAACCCCAGTAGCTGAATTTGAGGGTCACTACCTCTTTGACTACTTAACTGGTAAGACTAGCCAGGAAATAGTTTACCCAACAATTGGGCAGGCAGCCTTTACCTTTCCCGAAGTTGCCCGGGTGGGAGTTAATGCTGATGATGTCGCTGATAATGCTGACTATCGGGTCAAAATGGTTCCCCTCAAATACGGGAGCTTATACGCCGGACAAAATGACCAGGTTAGCACCTTAACACTGGTATTTAAGGGCCAGCAACTAGTGGGTGTAAGCGAAATTGGCGATTATGCGGCCGATGATATTAATAACTTTTTGCCAATTATCGGCTTGAAAATCAGCGGGGAAGAATACCGGAAGAGAATACTAGCAATTTATCCGACCCTTGGCGACAAGGTGGCGGGACTATTACCCTAG
- a CDS encoding SGNH/GDSL hydrolase family protein produces the protein MQDILVKLKTENDLSRYALDEVKDEIAKFGSISPQFVHTLDGLRRLSGNAAQYGVNATKTVPSVLKGKRIAFLGSSVTFGYGALGESFVDYLAKRDGILAIKEAVSGTTLVDQNTFFPHDSYVARLRSIDKAAKLDAFVLQLSTNDAKKAPNLLGKISCSDQYDVKTITGAIEYILNYVRVCWHVPVFIYTNPCFDNELYAQMVNRLFELQAKWHFTIIDLYHNEEVPHGEASLYMADSIHPTRAGYQQKWLPIFEEALGRIC, from the coding sequence ATGCAAGACATCTTAGTAAAATTAAAAACAGAAAATGACTTATCGAGGTATGCTCTTGACGAGGTCAAAGACGAGATTGCTAAGTTTGGCAGCATAAGTCCTCAATTTGTTCACACCCTTGATGGCCTAAGACGTCTTTCTGGAAACGCTGCCCAGTATGGTGTCAACGCTACTAAAACGGTGCCGTCAGTTTTAAAAGGCAAGCGGATTGCTTTTCTGGGGAGCTCCGTGACCTTTGGCTATGGTGCCCTTGGCGAATCCTTCGTCGATTATTTAGCCAAAAGGGATGGCATACTGGCGATTAAGGAGGCGGTCTCTGGAACAACGTTAGTAGACCAAAACACCTTCTTCCCCCATGATTCCTATGTTGCCCGTCTGCGCAGTATCGACAAGGCAGCAAAACTGGATGCCTTCGTCTTACAGCTATCTACAAATGACGCTAAAAAGGCCCCTAATCTGCTTGGTAAGATTAGTTGTAGTGATCAGTACGATGTTAAAACAATTACAGGAGCCATTGAATATATTCTCAATTATGTAAGAGTATGTTGGCACGTCCCAGTATTTATATACACTAATCCCTGCTTTGATAACGAACTTTATGCGCAAATGGTTAACCGTCTCTTTGAGCTGCAGGCCAAATGGCATTTTACAATCATTGACCTTTACCATAATGAGGAAGTACCGCATGGTGAGGCTTCACTATACATGGCTGATTCAATTCATCCAACCCGCGCCGGTTACCAGCAAAAATGGTTACCAATTTTTGAAGAAGCGTTAGGGAGAATTTGCTAA
- a CDS encoding RNA methyltransferase yields MHNLIFLTDLTGTNLDPYVRLNEAQLFHAREPQPGLFIAESPKVIERALRAGYRPASLLVEKKDLTRDLADLDHEMAVNKTTGLGQTPIYVASSDLLRQLSGYNLLRGALAAMYRVKRPCLAEFLTKMPPIHPRIAVLESVVNPTNIGAIFRSAAALGIDGVIVTSDSADPFYRRASRVAMGTVFQVPWTYIDAKSWQAERVSILHHFGYQTAAMALRHNTVSIDDPQLAKVDKLAIVLGSEGPGLREKTIMQSDFTIKIPMAPGVDSLNVAAASALAFWELGNQKAR; encoded by the coding sequence ATGCATAACTTAATTTTTCTTACAGATTTAACAGGAACTAACTTAGACCCCTATGTGCGGCTCAATGAAGCGCAGCTTTTTCACGCTCGGGAACCTCAACCGGGCTTATTCATTGCGGAAAGCCCTAAAGTAATTGAGCGTGCCTTGCGGGCCGGCTACCGGCCGGCTTCGCTTTTGGTGGAAAAAAAGGATTTGACACGTGATTTAGCCGACTTGGACCATGAAATGGCGGTCAATAAAACAACGGGACTCGGTCAGACACCAATTTATGTCGCTAGCAGTGACCTTCTTCGTCAGTTGTCCGGCTATAATCTTTTGCGGGGTGCGCTTGCAGCAATGTATCGGGTAAAACGGCCTTGTCTAGCCGAGTTTTTGACCAAGATGCCACCCATTCATCCCCGGATTGCGGTTCTTGAAAGCGTGGTTAATCCAACCAATATTGGGGCAATCTTTCGTTCAGCAGCGGCACTGGGGATAGATGGAGTAATTGTAACTAGTGATTCTGCCGATCCGTTTTATCGGCGTGCTTCTCGCGTAGCAATGGGAACTGTTTTCCAAGTACCGTGGACCTATATAGATGCTAAGTCCTGGCAAGCCGAAAGGGTTAGCATCCTTCATCACTTTGGCTACCAAACGGCTGCGATGGCATTACGTCATAATACTGTTAGTATTGATGATCCCCAGCTGGCTAAGGTAGATAAACTTGCAATCGTTCTTGGTTCGGAAGGCCCCGGATTAAGAGAGAAGACAATTATGCAGAGTGATTTTACAATTAAAATTCCGATGGCTCCGGGGGTCGACTCTTTAAATGTTGCCGCTGCCTCAGCCTTAGCTTTCTGGGAGCTGGGGAATCAAAAGGCCCGGTAG
- a CDS encoding LacI family DNA-binding transcriptional regulator, whose translation MTQHITITEVAKAAGVSVTTVSRILNGHYEKMRPATRRRVEKTIRNLNFVPTASAQRLRQTQSYVIGILVGDISNPFSSLLAKGIDDVLQGAGYDILLMNTSNSIDTEARALERLYQQRVDGIIVQPDSRQFSQYELAIKNKLPLVVVDREVDDQPQTIGKVTSANRDACYRLGRILSQRGYNNILTISAHYAEASGQIPRIAGLKLAAEDNGLSYHNIETRGHNRRWLAKTFFKQFNALGGRTAVVSLMGPVLFDLLSIFKDLNLTFPTDLGLVSFDDWEWSQYVGDGIFLLKQDMELMGNIAANKLLTQIKKGDNTSSTTFLPVEIVARHSL comes from the coding sequence ATGACACAACATATTACAATTACAGAAGTCGCTAAAGCTGCTGGCGTTTCAGTAACTACCGTTTCGCGGATTCTTAATGGTCACTATGAAAAGATGCGGCCAGCAACTCGAAGACGAGTTGAGAAAACAATTCGAAACCTTAATTTTGTTCCCACAGCATCAGCCCAGCGTCTTCGGCAGACACAAAGTTATGTAATTGGTATCCTGGTTGGAGATATTTCCAATCCCTTTTCATCCCTTCTTGCCAAGGGAATTGATGATGTGTTGCAGGGGGCAGGGTATGATATCTTGTTAATGAATACTAGCAACTCAATTGATACTGAAGCACGAGCATTAGAACGACTATATCAGCAACGGGTTGATGGAATCATTGTCCAACCAGATTCACGCCAGTTTTCGCAGTATGAATTAGCGATAAAGAATAAGCTGCCGCTTGTTGTTGTTGACCGGGAAGTTGATGACCAACCCCAAACTATTGGGAAGGTGACCAGTGCTAACCGAGATGCTTGTTACCGATTAGGGAGAATTCTTAGTCAGCGTGGCTATAATAATATCTTGACTATTAGCGCCCACTATGCTGAAGCATCAGGCCAAATCCCGCGAATTGCTGGCCTTAAACTAGCGGCGGAAGATAATGGTTTAAGTTATCATAATATTGAAACACGTGGTCATAACAGGCGATGGTTAGCTAAAACATTCTTTAAACAATTTAATGCTTTGGGTGGTCGTACAGCTGTTGTATCACTAATGGGCCCTGTCCTTTTCGACCTACTCAGTATTTTTAAGGACCTTAATCTGACATTTCCCACAGATTTAGGCCTCGTTAGCTTTGATGATTGGGAATGGTCACAGTATGTCGGTGATGGGATTTTCCTTCTAAAGCAAGATATGGAGCTGATGGGGAACATTGCCGCTAATAAACTCCTTACCCAAATAAAAAAAGGGGATAATACCAGTTCAACCACTTTTCTTCCTGTTGAGATTGTTGCACGTCATTCACTTTAG